The Macaca fascicularis isolate 582-1 chromosome 11, T2T-MFA8v1.1 genome includes a region encoding these proteins:
- the KRT3 gene encoding keratin, type II cytoskeletal 3 has protein sequence MSRQASKTSGGGSQGFSGGSAVVSGSSRMSCVTRSGVAGGGAYGFRSGAGGFGSRSLYNLGGNKSISISVAAGGPRAGGFGGGRSSCGFAHGYGGGFGGGYGGGFGGGFGGVRGMGGGFGGAGGFGGAGGFGGASGFGGPGGFGSPGGFGPGGFPGGIQEVTINQSLLQPLNVEIDPQIGQVKAQEREQIKTLNNKFASFIDKVRFLEQQNKVLETKWNLLQQQSTSSISGTNNLEPLFENHINYLRSYLDNILGERGRLDSEMRNMQDLVEDFKKKYEDEINKRTAAENEFVTLKKDVDGAYMNKVELQAKVDALIDEINFLRTLYDAELSQMQSHISDTSVVLSMDNNRSLDLDSIIAEVRAQYEDIAQRSKAEAEALYQTKLGELQTTAGRHGDDLRNTKSEIIELNRMIQRLRAEIESIKKQNANLQTAIVEAEQRGEMALKDANAKLQELQAALQQAKDDLARLLRDYQELMNVKLALDVEIATYRKLLEGEEYRMSGECPSAVSISVVSSSTTSASAGGYAGGYGGGVGGGLGGGLGAGGGSSSGFGRGGGGGIGGGIGGGIGGGFGGGSSGGFSGGSGFGSSSGARYGVSGGGFSSASNRGGSIKFSQSSQSSQRYSR, from the exons ATGAGCAGACAAGCCAGCAAGACATCTGGTGGCGGGAGCCAGGGTTTCTCCGGCGGCTCTGCCGTGGTCTCCGGCAGCAGCAGGATGAGCTGTGTGACCCGCTCTGGGGTAGCTGGTGGAGGAGCCTATGGCTTCCGGAGCGGAGCAGGTGGCTTTGGCAGTCGCAGCCTCTACAACCTGGGTGGCAACAAGAGCATCTCCATCAGCGTGGCAGCTGGTGGCCCCCGGGCTGGAGGCTTTGGGGGAGGCCGTAGCAGCTGTGGCTTTGCACATGGCTATGGAGGTGGCTTTGGGGGCGGCTATGGAGGTGGCTTTGGTGGTGGCTTTGGTGGTGTCAGAGGAATGGGAGGTGGCTTTGGTGGAGCTGGTGGCTTTGGAGGGGCTGGTGGCTTTGGAGGGGCTAGTGGCTTTGGTGGTCCTGGTGGCTTTGGCAGTCCTGGTGGCTTTGGCCCTGGGGGCTTTCCTGGGGGAATTCAGGAAGTGACTATCAACCAGAGTCTCCTGCAGCCCCTCAATGTGGAGATCGACCCCCAGATTGGACAAGTAAAGGCCCAGGAGCGGGAGCAGATCAAGACCCTCAACAACAAGTTTGCCTCCTTCATTGACAAG GTGCGGTTCCTGGAGCAACAGAACAAGGTCCTGGAGACCAAGTGGAACCTGCTCCAGCAGCAGAGCACAAGTTCCATCTCAGGCACCAACAATCTTGAGCCTCTTTTTGAGAATCACATCAACTACCTGCGGAGCTACCTGGACAACATCCTCGGGGAGAGAGGGCGCCTGGACTCTGAGATGAGGAACATGCAGGACCTGGTGGAGGACTTCAAGAAAAA ATATGAGGATGAAATCAATAAACGTACAGCTGCTGAGAATGAATTTGTGACTCTGAAGAAG GATGTGGACGGTGCCTATATGAACAAGGTGGAGCTTCAGGCCAAAGTGGATGCCCTGATAGATGAGATCAACTTCCTGAGGACCCTCTATGATGCT GAGCTGTCTCAGATGCAGAGCCACATCAGTGACACATCTGTGGTGCTGTCCATGGACAATAATCGCTCCCTGGACCTGGACAGCATCATCGCTGAAGTTCGCGCACAGTATGAGGATATCGCTCAGAGAAGCAAGGCCGAAGCTGAGGCCCTGTACCAGACCAAG TTGGGGGAGCTACAGACCACAGCTGGCAGGCATGGGGATGACTTAAGAAATACCAAGAGCGAGATCATAGAGCTCAATAGAATGATCCAGAGGCTGCGGGCAGAGATCGAGAGTATCAAGAAGCAG AATGCCAACCTGCAGACAGCCATTGTGGAGGCTGAGCAGCGTGGGGAGATGGCCCTCAAGGATGCCAATGCCAAGCTCCAAGAGCTGCAGGCTGCTCTACAGCAGGCAAAGGACGACCTGGCGCGGCTGCTACGTGACTACCAGGAGCTGATGAATGTCAAGCTGGCCCTGGACGTGGAGATTGCCACCTACCGCAAGTTGCTGGAGGGTGAGGAGTACAG GATGTCTGGAGAGTGTCCCAGCGCTGTCAGCATCT CCGTGGTCAGCAGCAGCACGACTTCCGCCTCCGCAGGTGGCTATGCGGGCGGTTACGGCGGAGGCGTGGGCGGTGGCTTAGGAGGTGGCCTTGGCGCGGGCGGAGGCTCAAGCAGTGGCTTTGGCCGGGGAGGCGGCGGTGGAATCGGCGGCGGAATCGGGGGTGGAATCGGCGGTGGATTTGGTGGCGGCAGCAGCGGCGGTTTCAGCGGTGGCAGCGGCTTTGGCTCCAGCTCCGGCGCCCGCTATGGAGTCAGTGGTGGGGGCTTCAGCTCGGCCAGCAACCGGGGCGGCAGCATCAAGTTCTCCCAGTCCTCCCAGTCCTCTCAGCGCTACTCCAGATAA